Proteins encoded by one window of Streptomyces sp. ALI-76-A:
- a CDS encoding 1-hydroxy-2-methyl-2-butenyl 4-diphosphate reductase: MTTQAAAAPLLIACALGIEHLALRSGDRGGADGPVTVLRTGMGPRAAERAVTRVLAGPAHDGAAVLATGFCAGLAPGMHPGDLVVAEETRDPRGAVPCVGTDLLVKELVRTLPGRTVHTGPLAGSDHVVRGHERSALLATGAIAVDMESAATLLSAVRAGARPVAAVRVVVDAPEHELVRIGTVRGGISAFRVLRSVLPAFYEWHRSLLLPRR, from the coding sequence ATGACCACCCAGGCCGCCGCGGCCCCGCTGCTGATCGCCTGTGCGCTCGGCATCGAGCACCTCGCCCTGCGCAGCGGCGACCGCGGCGGCGCCGACGGGCCGGTCACCGTCCTGCGGACGGGGATGGGACCCAGGGCGGCCGAGCGCGCGGTCACCCGGGTGCTGGCCGGCCCGGCGCACGACGGGGCCGCCGTGCTCGCCACGGGGTTCTGCGCGGGGCTCGCCCCCGGCATGCACCCCGGCGACCTCGTCGTCGCCGAGGAGACCCGGGACCCGCGCGGCGCCGTGCCGTGCGTCGGGACCGACCTGCTCGTCAAGGAGCTGGTCCGGACCCTGCCCGGGCGGACCGTCCACACCGGGCCGCTCGCCGGTTCCGATCACGTCGTCCGCGGGCACGAACGGTCGGCCCTGCTCGCGACCGGCGCGATCGCGGTCGACATGGAGTCCGCGGCCACGCTCCTGAGCGCCGTGCGCGCGGGCGCGCGCCCGGTTGCGGCCGTCCGGGTTGTCGTGGACGCTCCAGAACATGAACTTGTCCGGATCGGCACGGTGCGCGGCGGAATATCGGCTTTCCGCGTCCTTCGTTCCGTACTCCCCGCTTTCTACGAATGGCACCGTTCCTTGCTGCTCCCCAGGAGGTGA
- the hpnH gene encoding adenosyl-hopene transferase HpnH, with product MAMPLRQSIKVATYLAEQKLRKRDKFPLIVELEPLFACNLKCEGCGKIQHPAGVLKQRMPVAQAVGAVLESGAPMVSIAGGEPLMHPQIDEIVRQLVAKKKYVFLCTNAMLLRKKMDKFTPSPYFAFAVHIDGLRERHDESVAKEGVFDEAVEAIKQAKRRGFRVTTNSTFFNTDTPQTIIEVLDFLNDDLQVDEMMISPAYAYEKAPDQEHFLGVEQTRELFKKAFAGGNRRKWRLNHSPLFLDFLEGKVDFPCTAWAIPNYSLFGWQRPCYLMSDGYVPTYRELIEDTDWDKYGRGKDPRCANCMAHCGYEPTAVLATMGSLKESLRAMRETVSGNRE from the coding sequence ATGGCCATGCCGCTGCGCCAATCCATCAAGGTCGCTACATACTTGGCCGAACAGAAGCTCCGCAAGCGGGACAAGTTCCCGCTGATCGTCGAGCTGGAACCCCTCTTCGCGTGCAATCTGAAGTGCGAGGGCTGCGGCAAGATCCAGCATCCCGCCGGTGTGCTCAAGCAGCGCATGCCGGTGGCCCAGGCCGTCGGGGCGGTGCTCGAATCCGGTGCGCCGATGGTGTCGATCGCCGGCGGTGAGCCGCTGATGCACCCTCAGATCGACGAGATCGTGCGGCAGTTGGTGGCGAAGAAGAAGTACGTCTTCCTCTGCACCAACGCCATGCTGCTGCGCAAGAAGATGGACAAGTTCACTCCCTCCCCCTACTTCGCCTTCGCCGTGCACATCGACGGACTGCGGGAGCGGCACGACGAGTCGGTCGCCAAGGAAGGTGTGTTCGACGAGGCCGTGGAGGCGATCAAACAGGCCAAGCGGCGCGGCTTCCGGGTCACCACCAACTCGACCTTCTTCAACACGGACACCCCGCAGACCATCATCGAGGTGCTCGACTTCCTCAATGACGACCTCCAGGTCGACGAGATGATGATCTCGCCCGCCTACGCCTACGAGAAGGCGCCCGACCAGGAGCACTTCCTGGGCGTGGAGCAGACCCGCGAACTGTTCAAGAAGGCCTTCGCGGGCGGCAACCGGCGCAAGTGGCGGCTCAACCACTCCCCGCTCTTCCTGGACTTCCTGGAGGGCAAGGTCGACTTCCCGTGCACCGCCTGGGCGATCCCGAACTACTCGCTCTTCGGCTGGCAGCGCCCCTGCTACCTGATGAGCGACGGGTACGTCCCGACGTACCGCGAACTCATCGAGGACACCGACTGGGACAAGTACGGCCGCGGCAAGGACCCGCGCTGCGCCAACTGCATGGCGCACTGCGGCTACGAGCCCACCGCCGTGCTGGCCACCATGGGATCCCTCAAGGAGTCGCTGCGCGCGATGCGCGAGACGGTCTCCGGAAACCGCGAGTGA
- the shc gene encoding squalene--hopene cyclase, with amino-acid sequence MTATTDGSTGATMPPRAAAASETDITTPVAAGVHDAAVRAVQRATDHLLSRQDAEGWWKGDLETNVTMDAEDLLLRQFLGIRDEATTRAAALFVRGEQREDGTWASFYGGPGELSTTIEAYVALRLAGDAPDAPHMAKASAWIREQGGIAAARVFTRIWLALFGWWKWEDLPELPPELIYFPTWAPLNIYDFGCWARQTIVPLTIVSAKRPVRPAPFPLDELHTDPDHPNPPRPFAPVASWDGAFQRLDKALHALRKVAPRRLRRAAMNSAARWIVERQENDGCWGGIQPPAVYSVIALHLLGYDLEHPVMRAGLESLDRFALWREDGARMIEACQSPVWDTCLATIALADAGVPADHPQLVKAADWMLGEQVVRPGDWSVRRPGLPPGGWAFEFHNDNYPDIDDTAEVVLALRRVRHHDPERVENAIGRGVRWNLGMQSKNGAWGAFDVDNTSPFPNRLPFCDFGEVIDPPSADVTAHVVEMLAFEGLAHDPRTRRGIEWLLAEQEPDGSWFGRWGVNYIYGTGSVVPALTAAGLPASHPAIRRAVGWLESVQNDDGGWGEDLRSYRDSKKWSGRGASTASQTGWALMALLAAGEKDSKAVERGIVWLVSTQREDGSWDEPHFTGTGFPWDFSINYHLYRQVFPLTALGRYVHGEPFSGAEGG; translated from the coding sequence ATGACAGCGACGACCGACGGAAGCACCGGGGCCACCATGCCGCCCCGCGCAGCCGCGGCCAGCGAAACCGACATCACCACTCCCGTGGCGGCCGGGGTGCACGACGCCGCCGTTCGCGCCGTGCAACGCGCCACCGACCACCTGCTGTCCCGGCAGGACGCCGAGGGCTGGTGGAAGGGCGACCTCGAGACCAACGTCACGATGGACGCCGAGGATCTGCTGCTGCGTCAGTTCCTGGGTATCCGCGACGAGGCCACGACCCGGGCCGCCGCGCTCTTCGTCCGCGGCGAGCAGCGCGAGGACGGCACCTGGGCGAGCTTCTACGGCGGGCCCGGCGAACTCTCCACCACCATCGAGGCGTACGTCGCCCTCCGCCTGGCCGGTGACGCGCCGGACGCGCCGCACATGGCGAAGGCGTCCGCCTGGATCCGCGAGCAGGGCGGCATCGCCGCCGCCCGGGTCTTCACCCGGATCTGGCTGGCCCTGTTCGGCTGGTGGAAGTGGGAGGACCTGCCCGAACTCCCGCCGGAGCTGATCTACTTCCCCACCTGGGCACCGCTGAACATCTACGACTTCGGGTGCTGGGCCCGGCAGACCATCGTCCCGCTGACGATCGTCTCCGCGAAGCGTCCGGTCCGGCCCGCGCCCTTCCCGCTCGACGAGCTGCACACCGACCCCGACCACCCGAACCCGCCCAGGCCCTTCGCCCCGGTGGCGAGTTGGGACGGCGCCTTCCAGCGACTGGACAAGGCCCTGCACGCGCTGCGCAAGGTCGCGCCGCGCCGGCTGCGCAGGGCCGCGATGAACAGTGCCGCCCGCTGGATCGTCGAGCGGCAGGAGAACGACGGCTGCTGGGGCGGCATCCAGCCGCCGGCCGTGTACTCGGTCATCGCCCTGCACCTGCTCGGCTACGACCTCGAACACCCGGTGATGCGCGCGGGCCTGGAGTCGCTGGACCGGTTCGCGTTGTGGCGCGAGGACGGGGCCCGGATGATCGAGGCGTGCCAGTCACCGGTCTGGGACACCTGCCTCGCGACGATCGCGCTCGCCGACGCGGGGGTGCCCGCCGACCACCCCCAACTGGTCAAGGCCGCCGACTGGATGCTCGGCGAACAGGTTGTCCGGCCCGGCGACTGGTCGGTGCGCAGGCCCGGACTGCCGCCCGGCGGCTGGGCGTTCGAGTTCCACAACGACAACTACCCGGACATCGACGACACCGCCGAGGTCGTCCTCGCGCTGCGCCGGGTCCGGCACCACGACCCGGAGCGGGTGGAGAACGCGATCGGGCGCGGGGTGCGCTGGAACCTCGGGATGCAGTCGAAGAACGGCGCGTGGGGCGCCTTCGACGTCGACAACACCAGCCCGTTCCCCAACCGGTTGCCGTTCTGCGACTTCGGCGAGGTCATCGACCCGCCGTCCGCCGACGTCACCGCGCACGTCGTGGAGATGCTGGCCTTCGAGGGGCTCGCACACGATCCGCGCACCCGGCGCGGCATCGAGTGGCTGCTCGCCGAGCAGGAGCCGGACGGCTCCTGGTTCGGGCGCTGGGGCGTCAACTACATCTACGGCACGGGCTCGGTGGTGCCCGCCCTGACCGCGGCCGGGCTGCCCGCCTCGCACCCGGCGATCCGGCGGGCCGTGGGCTGGCTGGAGTCGGTGCAGAACGACGACGGCGGCTGGGGCGAGGACCTGCGCTCGTACCGGGACAGCAAGAAGTGGAGCGGACGGGGTGCCTCCACCGCCTCGCAGACGGGCTGGGCGCTGATGGCCCTGCTGGCGGCGGGGGAGAAGGACTCCAAGGCCGTCGAGCGCGGCATCGTGTGGCTCGTGAGCACCCAGCGCGAGGACGGCTCCTGGGACGAGCCCCATTTCACCGGCACCGGTTTCCCGTGGGACTTCTCGATCAACTACCACCTGTACCGGCAGGTGTTCCCGCTCACCGCACTGGGCCGGTACGTCCACGGAGAGCCGTTCTCCGGGGCCGAGGGGGGCTGA
- the ispG gene encoding flavodoxin-dependent (E)-4-hydroxy-3-methylbut-2-enyl-diphosphate synthase, translating into MTAVSLGVPEVPVPPIAERRVSRRIQVGPVAVGGGAPVSVQSMTTTRTSDIGATLQQIAELTASGCQIVRVACPTQDDADALATIARKSQIPVIADIHFQPKYVFAAIEAGCAAVRVNPGNIKQFDDKVKEIARAAKDHGTPIRIGVNAGSLDRRLLQKYGRATPEALVESALWEASLFEEHGFRDIKISVKHNDPVVMVNAYTLLAEQCDYPLHLGVTEAGPVFQGTIKSAVAFGALLSRGIGDTIRVSLSAPPAEEVKVGIQILESLHLRQRRLEIVSCPSCGRAQVDVYKLADEVTAGLEGMEVPLRVAVMGCVVNGPGEAREADLGVASGNGKGQIFVKGRIIKTVPESKIVETLIEEAMKIAEQMEQDGVASGEPAVTVS; encoded by the coding sequence ATGACCGCCGTGTCACTGGGCGTTCCCGAGGTACCGGTCCCGCCGATCGCCGAGCGGCGTGTGTCGCGGCGGATCCAGGTCGGGCCGGTCGCGGTCGGGGGCGGGGCCCCGGTGTCGGTGCAGTCGATGACGACGACCCGTACGTCCGACATCGGCGCCACCCTCCAGCAGATCGCCGAACTGACCGCGTCCGGCTGCCAGATCGTGCGCGTCGCCTGCCCCACGCAGGACGACGCGGACGCGCTGGCGACCATCGCGCGCAAGTCGCAGATCCCGGTGATCGCGGACATCCACTTCCAGCCCAAGTACGTGTTCGCCGCGATCGAGGCCGGCTGTGCGGCCGTACGCGTCAATCCCGGCAACATCAAGCAGTTCGACGACAAGGTGAAGGAGATCGCGCGGGCCGCGAAGGATCACGGCACGCCGATCCGGATCGGGGTCAACGCGGGCTCGCTGGACCGGCGGCTGCTGCAGAAGTACGGCAGGGCCACGCCCGAGGCGCTGGTGGAGTCGGCCCTGTGGGAGGCCTCGCTCTTCGAGGAGCACGGCTTCCGGGACATCAAGATCTCGGTGAAGCACAACGATCCCGTGGTGATGGTCAACGCGTACACGCTGCTCGCCGAGCAGTGCGACTATCCGCTGCACCTGGGGGTGACGGAGGCCGGTCCCGTGTTCCAGGGGACGATCAAGTCGGCCGTGGCCTTCGGGGCGTTGTTGTCACGCGGCATCGGCGACACCATCCGGGTGTCGCTGTCCGCCCCGCCCGCCGAGGAGGTCAAGGTCGGCATCCAGATCCTGGAGTCGCTGCACCTGAGGCAGCGCCGGCTGGAGATCGTCTCGTGCCCGTCCTGCGGACGGGCCCAGGTCGACGTCTACAAGCTGGCCGACGAGGTCACGGCGGGCCTGGAGGGCATGGAGGTGCCGCTGCGGGTCGCCGTCATGGGATGCGTGGTGAACGGGCCCGGAGAGGCCCGGGAGGCCGACCTCGGCGTCGCCTCCGGCAACGGCAAGGGGCAGATCTTCGTCAAGGGCAGGATCATCAAGACCGTGCCCGAGTCGAAGATCGTGGAGACCCTGATCGAAGAGGCGATGAAGATCGCCGAGCAGATGGAGCAGGACGGCGTCGCCTCGGGGGAGCCGGCCGTCACCGTGAGCTGA